CGTCCAGTCGGGTCACATCGTCCCCGCCCGAACCACATTCCTGTACAGCCGTTCGAGCTCGGCGACCTTCAGGGAACCACGCTCGGTCTGGCCGATCAGCTGGATGTTGGCAAGGCGATCGGCGGCATCCAGTGGCCCCGTGCCTGAGAGGGCATCAGCCAACGTGCTGACCAGCGGATCGGGAAGCAGATCCGCCAGCAGGCCGTCCGCCAGCAGTTCCCGGTAGGGCGCGATGTCGGAGAGCAGCAGCCGGCACCCGGCAGCCGCGGCCTCGAGCACAGAGGAGCTTCGCTGGTCGGACCGGGGGACCGAGATCGCCACATCGCTCGCGCGCATCAGGCTGAACATCTCGGCCTGGCAGAGTCGCTGATCGACGAGGGCGACCCGGCCGGCCAGGTCTTGTGCCCGGGCGCGCAACAGCCCGAGATATTCCTCCTGCGCCTGTCTGGCGGCCGCGTGAACCGGCTGGTGACCCGCCACCAGCAGGAGGAACAGGTCCGGCCGGACCCGCGCGACGCGGGAGAAGGCCGCGAGGATCTCGTGTGTCCGGTAGACCTCCGACGTGCTGCGGACCGACAGCGCGACCGTGGCTTCCGCCGGAATGCCGTACTTCGCGCGTGTCACCCGGGGGTCGGCGTCGTGTCCGACATCCAGCAGCACGTCCGGTACTCCCCAGGACAGGACCGTGATCCGTGAGCGGAGGATCCGGTACCGGCTCGCGACCAGCTCAGCCATCTCCCGGGAGGTCGGCACCACGCGCGCGGCCCGCCGCAGCGCCAGCCGAGCGACCAGCGCCCGGCCGGGATGCCGGTCCGCCGCGCGCAGTTCGGAGCCCCACGGCGTGACAAGCAGCGGCACTGCCGGGCGGGCCGGCAGCAGAAGGGAGAGCGCCCCGTGCACACCGAGCGAATGCACGTGGATGACATCCGGCCGCGCCCCGCGCACCTCGCGGCGCAGCCAGTGCCCCGCGCGCAGCACCCGCAACGGCCGGCCCCCTCCGGCGGGGGCGGACGTGATTCGCCAGTCGTCGGGACCCGGGCCCCCGTGCCAGCTGCAGACCGTCACCTGATGGCCCCGCAAGGCCAGGTCGTCCGCCCAACGCCGGGTGTGCGCCGACGTGGCCGGCGCGAGCAGGACGACGCGCAGCGGCGCGTCCGACGCAGCGTCCACGCCCCGCCGTAGCGGGACGTGATCACGATCCTGCACGGTGCTCCCTGAGTACGAAACGGCCCTTGCCCGCCGCTGCTCGCAGCCGCCTGGTCGGGCTCCTCGTGTAGCGCTCCCACACGGTGCCCACCGCCAGCCATCGTGGGTCGGCGAGCGCGCGTCCAGCCGCGGTCAGCAAAGCGGTGTGCAGGCAGTGGTAGGCGAAACTGGCGGGCGCGTGGTGCCGCAGGTCGTATCGGGTCCAGT
Above is a genomic segment from Streptomyces sp. SLBN-31 containing:
- a CDS encoding glycosyltransferase family 4 protein is translated as MQDRDHVPLRRGVDAASDAPLRVVLLAPATSAHTRRWADDLALRGHQVTVCSWHGGPGPDDWRITSAPAGGGRPLRVLRAGHWLRREVRGARPDVIHVHSLGVHGALSLLLPARPAVPLLVTPWGSELRAADRHPGRALVARLALRRAARVVPTSREMAELVASRYRILRSRITVLSWGVPDVLLDVGHDADPRVTRAKYGIPAEATVALSVRSTSEVYRTHEILAAFSRVARVRPDLFLLLVAGHQPVHAAARQAQEEYLGLLRARAQDLAGRVALVDQRLCQAEMFSLMRASDVAISVPRSDQRSSSVLEAAAAGCRLLLSDIAPYRELLADGLLADLLPDPLVSTLADALSGTGPLDAADRLANIQLIGQTERGSLKVAELERLYRNVVRAGTM